A single genomic interval of Marmota flaviventris isolate mMarFla1 chromosome 14, mMarFla1.hap1, whole genome shotgun sequence harbors:
- the Pomc gene encoding pro-opiomelanocortin, which translates to MPRSCYSRSGVLLLALMLQASVEVRGWCLESSQCQDLTTESNLLACIRACKPDLSAETPVFPGNGDEQPLTENPRKYVMGHFRWDRFGRRNGSSSDGAGQKREEEVAAGEGHVPLPAGGPEFRDDGAEPGPREGKRSYSMEHFRWGKPVGKKRRPVKVYPNGAEDESAESFPLEFKREAVPGPEDAAALAYLEYGLVPEAQAAAAEKKDDGPYRMEHFRWGSPPKDKRYGGFMTSEKSQTPLVTLFKNAIIKNAHKKGQ; encoded by the exons ATGCCGAGATCGTGTTATAGCCGCTCAGGGGTCCTGCTGCTGGCCTTGATGCTTCAGGCCTCTGTGGAAGTGCGTGGTTGGTGCCTAGAGAGCAGCCAGTGTCAGGACCTCACCACGGAAAGCAACCTGCTG GCGTGCATCCGGGCCTGCAAGCCCGACCTCTCCGCTGAGACGCCCGTGTTCCCCGGCAATGGCGACGAGCAGCCGCTGACCGAGAACCCCCGGAAGTACGTCATGGGCCACTTCCGCTGGGACCGGTTCGGCCGCCGGAACGGCAGCAGCAGCGACGGCGCGGGGCAGAAGCGCGAGGAGGAGGTCGCGGCAGGCGAAGGCCACGTCCCACTGCCCGCCGGCGGCCCCGAGTTCCGCGACGATGGCGCCGAGCCGGGCCCGCGCGAGGGCAAGCGCTCCTACTCCATGGAGCACTTCCGCTGGGGCAAGCCGGTGGGCAAGAAGCGGCGCCCGGTGAAGGTGTACCCCAACGGCGCGGAGGACGAGTCGGCCGAATCCTTCCCGCTCGAGTTCAAGAGGGAGGCTGTGCCCGGCCCCGAGGACGCGGCGGCCCTCGCCTACCTGGAGTATGGCCTGGTACCCGAAGCCCAGGCGGCGGCGGCCGAGAAGAAGGACGACGGGCCCTATCGCATGGAGCACTTCCGCTGGGGCAGCCCGCCCAAGGACAAGCGCTACGGTGGCTTCATGACCTCCGAGAAGAGCCAGACGCCCCTGGTGACGCTGTTCAAGAACGCCATCATCAAGAACGCACACAAGAAGGGCCAGTGA